One Alkaliphilus sp. B6464 genomic window carries:
- a CDS encoding metal-dependent hydrolase: MLGRTHVTLGLMLSLLVVPILGSSLTIGKFNLPAIIVSIIGALLPDLDMGTSFLGAKFGFIKAKHIKKIWIAILTLTSIVAIIFLKDTPVFYGIAFIIFLGFVFADKFARKGYYTIRNFVQSIVGISIILFSYYYQHYVLVFVGIILILLLFSKHRGLSHSIVFLIGSTFAVRKISLFYGDVDYSIIFAVSMGSHLLGDMLTKSGIGLWVPFNSKRIKFPYTIKTGGKVEKLIFIAALFAIFNILKGL; encoded by the coding sequence ATGTTAGGGAGAACTCATGTTACTTTAGGTTTGATGTTATCATTATTAGTAGTTCCAATTTTAGGGTCCTCCTTAACTATTGGTAAATTTAACTTGCCTGCTATTATAGTGTCGATAATAGGAGCTTTATTACCAGACTTAGATATGGGGACATCTTTTTTGGGAGCCAAATTTGGTTTTATTAAGGCCAAGCATATAAAAAAAATATGGATTGCTATTTTAACTTTAACGTCAATTGTTGCGATTATTTTTTTAAAGGATACTCCTGTTTTTTATGGTATTGCTTTTATAATTTTTCTAGGATTTGTATTTGCTGATAAATTTGCACGAAAAGGGTACTATACAATTAGAAACTTTGTACAATCTATAGTAGGTATATCAATTATTTTATTTTCTTACTACTATCAGCACTATGTTTTAGTTTTTGTCGGGATTATTCTAATTTTATTATTATTCAGTAAGCATAGGGGATTATCCCACTCTATTGTTTTTTTAATTGGATCCACATTTGCGGTTAGAAAAATAAGCTTATTTTATGGAGATGTGGACTATAGTATAATTTTCGCAGTGAGTATGGGTAGCCATCTATTAGGAGATATGCTCACAAAATCGGGGATAGGACTGTGGGTACCTTTTAATAGCAAACGTATTAAGTTTCCATATACTATAAAAACTGGTGGAAAGGTAGAAAAACTCATCTTTATAGCGGCTTTATTTGCAATATTTAATATATTGAAAGGGTTATAA
- a CDS encoding DegV family protein: MSKIKFVTDSTAYIDKSFIEKYNIDIVPLSVNFEGSVKNEGLPGEFDVFFKKLSKSSDFPTTSQPSIGAFAEVFNKAIKENYEVIAITLSSKLSGTFNSANAAASIVDPSKISIIDSLTAAANLKALVEKAIQLSEQGLSRQQIVDEIEEQKKHTGIRLTVATLDYLKKGGRLSTAEAMIGSLLNIKPIIGLIDGKLEPLSKVRGKKKAMDKMLEDIPSNASTIGICHIGILDEAKEYEKMIQKRFPNANTEIYELGPVIGSHLGLEAIGICYLY; the protein is encoded by the coding sequence ATGTCTAAAATTAAATTTGTAACTGATAGTACAGCATATATAGATAAATCTTTTATAGAAAAATATAATATTGATATAGTTCCACTATCTGTTAATTTTGAAGGTTCTGTGAAAAATGAAGGTTTGCCAGGAGAATTTGATGTATTTTTTAAAAAGCTCTCAAAATCTTCAGATTTTCCAACCACATCTCAGCCATCTATTGGTGCCTTTGCCGAGGTGTTTAATAAAGCAATAAAAGAAAACTATGAAGTAATTGCTATTACCCTATCTTCAAAGTTAAGTGGCACATTTAACAGTGCTAATGCAGCAGCTAGCATTGTAGATCCATCTAAAATATCCATTATAGATTCATTAACTGCTGCTGCCAATCTAAAAGCTTTAGTTGAAAAAGCAATTCAATTGTCAGAACAAGGATTATCAAGGCAACAAATAGTAGACGAGATTGAAGAACAAAAAAAACATACTGGTATACGTTTAACAGTAGCAACCTTGGACTACTTGAAAAAAGGTGGACGTCTTTCAACAGCCGAAGCAATGATAGGTTCTTTATTGAATATTAAACCTATTATTGGATTAATAGACGGAAAATTAGAGCCTTTAAGTAAAGTTAGAGGAAAGAAAAAAGCAATGGACAAAATGCTTGAAGATATTCCATCCAATGCTTCTACTATTGGTATATGCCATATAGGTATTTTAGACGAGGCAAAAGAGTATGAAAAAATGATTCAGAAGCGTTTTCCAAATGCTAATACAGAAATATATGAACTAGGTCCAGTTATTGGTTCTCACTTAGGGTTAGAAGCTATTGGTATTTGTTATCTCTACTAG
- the trpS gene encoding tryptophan--tRNA ligase: MNNQGKKLVFSGAQPTGSLTLGNYIGAVQNWKILEEEHDCLYCIVDSHSLTIRHDPKEFRKTSLSFLVQYLASGLDPEKNIIYFQSHVPQHAELSWILGCNTYVGELSRMTQFKDKSEKNKDNINSGLFTYPVLMAADILLYRANLVPVGDDQKQHLEITRDIAMRFNNLYGETFPIPEVYTPKVGARIMSLQEPTKKMSKSDDNVNGTIFLMDSDDVIMKKMKRAITDSENLVAYRDEQPGVKNLITIYSRLSGLSIEEIVSKYEGKGYGAFKKDTAEVIIEFLRPFKKSYEDYMNNLDYVEKIYKTGAKRAYELAEDTMSSVRDRIGLIQK, translated from the coding sequence ATGAACAATCAAGGTAAAAAACTAGTATTTAGTGGTGCACAGCCAACAGGAAGCTTAACATTAGGTAATTATATTGGAGCTGTACAAAATTGGAAGATTTTAGAAGAAGAGCATGACTGTTTGTACTGTATTGTAGATTCACATTCTTTAACTATACGTCATGATCCAAAAGAATTTCGCAAAACTTCATTGTCATTTTTAGTACAGTATTTAGCAAGTGGCCTAGACCCAGAGAAGAACATTATTTATTTTCAATCCCATGTTCCACAACATGCAGAGCTAAGTTGGATCTTAGGTTGTAACACATATGTAGGAGAATTAAGCAGAATGACTCAGTTTAAAGATAAGTCAGAAAAAAATAAGGATAATATTAATTCTGGTTTATTTACTTATCCTGTACTTATGGCAGCAGATATATTATTATATAGAGCTAATCTTGTGCCCGTTGGTGATGATCAAAAGCAACATTTAGAGATAACTAGGGATATTGCTATGCGTTTTAATAATTTATATGGAGAAACTTTCCCAATACCAGAAGTTTATACACCAAAGGTAGGAGCTAGAATTATGAGTTTACAAGAGCCAACTAAGAAGATGTCAAAGTCTGATGATAATGTTAATGGAACAATATTTTTAATGGATTCTGATGATGTTATTATGAAGAAGATGAAAAGAGCAATTACGGATAGTGAAAATCTTGTAGCTTATAGAGATGAACAACCAGGAGTTAAAAATTTAATTACCATATATTCTAGGCTATCAGGCTTATCTATAGAAGAAATAGTATCTAAATATGAAGGTAAGGGATATGGTGCCTTTAAGAAGGATACAGCAGAAGTGATTATAGAGTTTTTAAGACCATTTAAGAAGAGTTATGAGGATTACATGAATAATTTGGATTATGTAGAAAAAATATATAAAACTGGTGCAAAAAGGGCTTATGAATTAGCAGAAGATACTATGAGCTCAGTACGCGATAGAATAGGATTAATACAAAAATAA
- a CDS encoding ECF transporter S component produces the protein MIKTRNIVNGAMCIALGVLLPQVFHLVGGAGPAFLPMHIPVLLAGFLVSPITGLYVGILTPILSHLITGMPPVAPIPMLPIMIFELSTYGFIAGILYNKLRMNIFISLAGSMLAGRITYGLIVYIMLTFFHVKMAGPIAAVIGAVNNGILGIVLQIAFIPVLVKLLEGELIHVRSNISPK, from the coding sequence ATGATAAAAACTAGAAATATAGTAAACGGTGCAATGTGTATTGCACTAGGAGTACTGCTACCCCAGGTGTTTCATTTAGTAGGTGGTGCTGGGCCTGCATTTTTACCAATGCACATACCTGTTTTATTGGCTGGTTTTTTAGTTAGTCCAATTACAGGTTTATATGTAGGAATATTGACTCCAATTTTAAGTCATTTAATTACCGGTATGCCACCTGTTGCACCAATACCTATGCTTCCGATTATGATATTTGAGTTATCTACATATGGATTTATTGCCGGTATATTATATAATAAACTGAGGATGAATATATTTATATCTTTGGCTGGATCTATGTTGGCAGGTAGGATTACTTATGGACTTATTGTTTATATTATGCTCACATTTTTTCATGTTAAAATGGCAGGACCTATAGCTGCTGTAATAGGAGCTGTTAATAATGGTATATTAGGTATAGTTCTTCAAATAGCATTTATACCTGTACTTGTGAAGTTATTGGAAGGGGAGTTAATTCATGTCAGATCGAATATTAGCCCAAAATAA
- a CDS encoding DUF881 domain-containing protein: MKKTSKLIVLIFFTIFGITIGIQFNSMIGGDFTSPHKNEIEAQEVSDLRKTTEDMKTRIIDLKKQVDTLEQERAVESVPLQKLKTTVDEYKFLAGYSSASGPGITIVLDSDLQKNIAEIIEGRRYLISLVNELKAFGGEIISINDYRVVGRSEITLAGNHINVHGKPIAPPYIIQAIGSPDSLKRYVERGTLIFELMASNGITSNIKFSEDIKIPALANEKPSQFSNIVED, translated from the coding sequence TTGAAAAAAACTAGTAAACTAATCGTTCTTATATTTTTTACTATATTCGGTATAACAATCGGTATTCAATTTAACTCAATGATAGGTGGAGATTTTACTTCTCCACACAAAAATGAAATAGAGGCTCAGGAAGTATCCGATCTAAGAAAAACTACTGAAGATATGAAAACAAGAATAATTGATTTAAAAAAACAAGTGGATACACTAGAGCAAGAGCGGGCTGTTGAAAGTGTTCCTTTACAAAAGTTAAAAACAACTGTTGATGAGTATAAATTTTTAGCAGGGTATTCATCAGCTTCTGGGCCAGGAATTACTATTGTTTTAGATAGTGACTTACAAAAGAATATCGCTGAAATTATTGAAGGAAGAAGGTATTTAATAAGCTTGGTTAATGAGTTGAAAGCTTTCGGAGGAGAAATTATATCGATTAATGATTATAGAGTTGTTGGGCGTAGCGAGATAACATTAGCCGGAAATCATATTAATGTGCATGGTAAGCCTATTGCGCCCCCATATATTATTCAAGCCATTGGAAGTCCAGACTCACTCAAACGTTATGTAGAACGTGGAACCCTTATATTTGAACTTATGGCATCTAATGGGATTACTTCAAATATAAAGTTTTCAGAGGATATTAAAATACCTGCATTAGCAAATGAAAAACCATCACAATTTTCAAATATAGTGGAAGATTAG
- a CDS encoding 2-oxoacid:ferredoxin oxidoreductase subunit beta, producing the protein MATMQDYSNKVTPTWCPGCGHFSILRAIQVAASKLEIPIDKFASITGIGCSGRLSGYLNGYSFHGIHGRSLPIAQGIKMANKELVVIAAGGDGDGFAIGTSHTLHAIRRNLNMTYIVLNNQIYGLTKGHTSPLSDTGLETKSTPFGSMDNPLKPGITALAAGATYLAQGFSGLQDQLIDIIVKGIEHDGFSIINVFSPCVTFNKVNTYQWYRENIKNIDEDSTYDSSNYQAAMNKLIETDGLCSGIIYQKNEPSFLDRLQGKDAKPLTDLNLKISKDEFENLLNKFK; encoded by the coding sequence ATGGCTACTATGCAAGATTATAGCAATAAGGTAACACCAACTTGGTGTCCTGGTTGTGGGCACTTTTCAATACTAAGGGCAATCCAAGTAGCTGCATCAAAGCTAGAAATACCTATAGATAAATTCGCCAGTATAACTGGAATAGGATGCTCTGGTAGACTATCTGGCTACTTAAATGGTTATAGCTTTCATGGTATACATGGACGCTCATTGCCAATAGCACAAGGTATTAAAATGGCTAATAAAGAGCTAGTGGTTATAGCTGCCGGTGGAGACGGTGATGGTTTTGCAATTGGAACTAGTCATACACTACATGCAATAAGAAGAAACTTAAATATGACATATATAGTATTAAATAATCAAATATACGGACTTACCAAAGGACATACATCTCCTTTAAGTGATACTGGCCTTGAAACCAAAAGCACTCCATTTGGTTCTATGGATAACCCACTAAAACCTGGTATTACAGCACTTGCCGCTGGCGCAACTTATTTGGCCCAAGGTTTCTCAGGGTTACAAGACCAACTAATAGATATAATAGTAAAGGGAATAGAACACGATGGTTTTTCTATAATTAATGTTTTTAGTCCTTGTGTAACTTTTAATAAAGTAAATACTTATCAGTGGTATAGAGAAAATATTAAAAACATTGATGAAGATTCCACCTATGATTCTAGTAACTACCAGGCCGCTATGAACAAACTAATAGAAACCGACGGATTATGCTCAGGTATTATCTATCAAAAAAATGAGCCTTCATTTCTAGATAGGCTTCAAGGTAAGGACGCAAAGCCGCTTACAGATTTAAATTTAAAAATTAGTAAGGATGAATTTGAAAACTTATTAAATAAGTTTAAATAG
- a CDS encoding alpha/beta-type small acid-soluble spore protein, with translation MIDKNKVVIPEARQALELFKEEIANELGLENETRAGYVGGYMVKKMVEDAEKSLVHLGRS, from the coding sequence ATGATAGACAAGAATAAAGTAGTTATCCCGGAGGCTAGACAAGCATTAGAATTATTCAAAGAGGAAATTGCTAATGAACTTGGATTGGAAAATGAAACTAGAGCTGGGTATGTAGGTGGATATATGGTTAAAAAAATGGTAGAGGATGCTGAAAAATCCTTAGTGCATTTAGGAAGGTCATAG
- a CDS encoding formate--tetrahydrofolate ligase has translation MKTDVQIAQEAKMLPIIDIADGLGINEDELEFYGKYKAKVSLDILDRLKDKPDGKLILVTAINPTPAGEGKTTTNVGLSMGLNKIGKKTITALREPSLGPNFGVKGGAAGGGYAQVVPMEDINLHFTGDIHAMTTAHNLLAALLDNHLHQGNQLNIDSRRIVWRRVLDMNDRALRNIVVGLGSRADGVPRQDGFDITVASEIMAILCLATSLEDLKERIGKIVVAYNFDNQPVTVNDLNATGALSLLLKDAIKPNLVQTLENTPAFIHGGPFANIAHGCNSVLATKLSLKLADYVVTEAGFGADLGAEKFFDIKCRFADLKPDCAVIVATVRALKNHGGVPKAELNQENLQALEVGYGNLEKHIENVHKFGVPVVVAINKFPTDTEAEIDFLRKHCAAMGAEVVLSDVWANGGDGGVEMAKKVVEITETQTSNFKPIYDVNSSISEKINTIAKEVYGADGVDFTKSAQTQIKRYEDLGLDKMPICMAKTQYSLSDDPSLIGKPSGFRITVKEIRLSAGAGFLVALTGDIMTMPGLPKVPAANHMDILESGEIVGLF, from the coding sequence ATGAAAACAGATGTACAAATTGCGCAGGAAGCAAAAATGCTACCTATTATCGACATCGCTGATGGATTGGGAATTAATGAAGATGAGTTAGAGTTTTATGGAAAGTACAAGGCAAAGGTTTCGCTGGATATTTTGGACAGATTAAAGGATAAACCTGATGGGAAGTTAATACTAGTAACTGCTATAAACCCAACTCCAGCAGGAGAAGGAAAGACTACTACAAATGTCGGCTTAAGCATGGGACTAAATAAAATAGGAAAGAAAACTATTACAGCACTTAGAGAGCCTTCATTAGGACCAAACTTTGGTGTAAAGGGCGGAGCGGCAGGCGGAGGATATGCACAAGTAGTTCCTATGGAAGATATTAATCTTCACTTTACAGGAGATATTCACGCAATGACAACAGCTCATAATCTTTTAGCTGCTTTATTAGATAACCATCTGCACCAAGGGAATCAATTAAACATTGATTCGAGAAGAATAGTGTGGAGAAGGGTATTAGATATGAATGACCGTGCCCTTAGAAACATTGTAGTTGGGCTTGGAAGCAGAGCGGATGGAGTACCTAGACAAGATGGGTTTGATATTACTGTTGCTTCAGAAATTATGGCTATTCTTTGTTTAGCAACTAGCTTAGAGGACTTAAAGGAAAGAATAGGTAAGATAGTTGTAGCATACAACTTCGATAATCAACCAGTAACTGTAAATGATTTAAATGCAACAGGTGCATTATCACTGTTACTTAAGGATGCAATTAAACCTAATCTAGTACAAACTTTGGAAAATACACCTGCATTTATTCATGGAGGTCCATTTGCTAATATCGCTCATGGCTGCAACAGTGTTTTAGCTACTAAACTAAGCTTAAAACTTGCTGATTATGTAGTAACTGAGGCTGGTTTTGGAGCCGACTTAGGTGCAGAAAAGTTCTTTGATATTAAATGTAGATTTGCAGATTTAAAACCAGATTGTGCTGTTATTGTTGCTACTGTTAGAGCTCTTAAAAATCACGGTGGTGTTCCAAAGGCTGAATTAAATCAAGAAAACTTACAGGCTCTTGAAGTAGGCTATGGCAACTTAGAAAAGCATATTGAAAACGTTCATAAGTTTGGTGTGCCAGTTGTTGTTGCTATTAACAAGTTTCCAACAGATACAGAAGCAGAAATTGATTTCCTACGTAAGCATTGTGCTGCTATGGGGGCTGAAGTAGTTCTTTCGGATGTATGGGCAAACGGTGGAGATGGTGGAGTTGAAATGGCTAAGAAGGTAGTGGAAATTACTGAAACTCAAACATCAAATTTTAAACCTATTTATGATGTTAATTCCAGCATTTCTGAAAAGATCAACACAATTGCAAAAGAAGTTTACGGTGCAGATGGAGTTGACTTTACTAAGAGTGCCCAAACTCAAATAAAGAGATACGAAGATCTAGGATTAGATAAAATGCCTATTTGTATGGCGAAAACTCAATATTCCTTATCTGACGATCCATCGCTAATTGGTAAACCTTCAGGATTTAGAATTACAGTAAAAGAAATTAGATTATCAGCTGGTGCAGGATTCTTAGTAGCGTTAACAGGTGACATTATGACAATGCCAGGACTGCCTAAGGTTCCAGCAGCAAACCATATGGATATTCTTGAAAGCGGAGAGATAGTAGGGCTATTCTAA
- the trmB gene encoding tRNA (guanosine(46)-N7)-methyltransferase TrmB, protein MRVRNISNAKELLKEYTYYIENPSLSKGNWKAYFKNHNPIHIEIGMGKGQFLTTLAKTYNSINYIGIEKIEELVLKSVRNLESTEISNMALIHLNALNLQDVFLKGEVKRIYLNFSDPWPKARHEKRRLTHSNFLKMYRNILSEDGEIHLKTDSLDLFEFSLEEINREGFYLSEIIYDLYNKQDNEIAKTEYEEKFISQGKPIYKCIASINKD, encoded by the coding sequence ATGAGAGTAAGGAATATTTCAAATGCAAAAGAATTATTGAAGGAATATACTTATTATATAGAAAATCCAAGTTTATCAAAAGGTAATTGGAAGGCTTATTTTAAAAATCATAATCCTATTCATATAGAGATAGGAATGGGAAAAGGACAATTTTTAACTACTCTAGCTAAGACATATAATTCTATTAATTATATTGGTATCGAAAAAATTGAAGAATTAGTACTAAAATCTGTTAGAAATTTAGAAAGTACAGAAATTAGCAATATGGCGTTAATACATTTAAATGCATTGAATTTGCAAGATGTTTTTTTGAAAGGCGAGGTTAAAAGAATTTACTTAAACTTTAGTGATCCTTGGCCAAAGGCGAGACATGAAAAAAGGAGATTAACGCATAGTAATTTTTTGAAGATGTATAGAAATATTTTAAGTGAAGATGGAGAAATACACTTAAAAACTGATAGTCTAGATCTATTTGAATTTTCACTTGAAGAGATCAATAGAGAAGGTTTCTATTTAAGTGAAATAATATATGATTTATACAATAAACAAGATAATGAAATAGCTAAAACTGAATATGAAGAGAAGTTTATATCTCAGGGAAAACCTATTTATAAGTGCATTGCTTCGATAAACAAAGACTAA
- a CDS encoding 2-oxoacid:acceptor oxidoreductase subunit alpha has product MKKNLTLLIGGIQGEGVVSLGTNLMKTLSNLGYYTYGNRNFSSRIKGGNTTMTISIGVEKQLCSKDGLDIILALDKETIDLFNCKLKPNGLILFDSILSSKDLNYKEDSLIPLPITEIAKDLSAPIIKNTRALGFLGRLMGLEQNELSQSLKEKYHTKGDEIVEKNLKALKESYNYDGDIFNKEEYFLSISEKKSSKAVMMGNEAIGFGALMAGCRFIPSYPITPASEVMEYMGKVLPRYGGAMVQVEDEIAAITMAVGVSYGGVRSMTATSGPGISLMMEGIGLAGITETPVVIADIQRGGPSTGLPTKHEQSDLFAIYYGGHGEYSNIILSPSTVEDCFYDTIRAFNLADKYQCPVFILSDLSLGLSPQTIDDLDYNQVVIDRGKIVIKDELSNIERGTFKRYELTKDGVSPRSFPGIINGGHHVTGIEHNELGLPLEKPENRKNMMEKRLNKTAPLENDESIDIYRTNNGNNTLFLTFGSIFGAIKEAAYLSGKKIDFGAIRMIRPLPKKQLTFLLENYDKIVVVENNYRKQLASIIKEELGYHSKIHSITKYDGTNFTINELVEKIGEWA; this is encoded by the coding sequence TTGAAAAAAAATTTAACTTTATTAATTGGAGGCATTCAAGGAGAAGGCGTAGTTAGCCTAGGCACTAACTTAATGAAAACTCTATCTAATTTAGGGTACTACACCTATGGAAATAGAAATTTTTCTTCTAGAATTAAAGGCGGTAACACTACAATGACGATATCTATTGGTGTGGAAAAACAGCTTTGTTCTAAAGATGGATTAGATATTATATTAGCATTAGATAAAGAAACAATTGACTTATTCAATTGCAAGCTAAAGCCAAATGGCTTGATATTATTCGACTCTATATTATCTTCTAAGGATTTAAACTACAAAGAAGACTCATTAATTCCGCTACCTATTACAGAAATAGCAAAAGACTTAAGTGCTCCAATAATAAAAAACACCCGTGCCCTAGGTTTTTTAGGTCGGTTAATGGGCCTTGAGCAGAACGAATTGTCCCAATCATTAAAAGAAAAATACCATACTAAAGGTGATGAAATAGTTGAAAAAAACTTAAAGGCACTTAAAGAATCCTATAATTATGATGGTGATATATTCAATAAAGAAGAGTACTTTTTATCCATATCTGAAAAAAAATCATCCAAAGCAGTTATGATGGGGAATGAAGCTATAGGATTTGGTGCTTTAATGGCAGGTTGTAGATTTATACCTTCATATCCAATTACTCCTGCTTCTGAGGTAATGGAATATATGGGGAAGGTTCTTCCACGTTATGGAGGAGCTATGGTACAAGTTGAAGATGAGATTGCTGCAATTACAATGGCTGTAGGTGTTTCTTATGGTGGTGTACGAAGTATGACTGCTACTTCTGGACCTGGTATATCTTTAATGATGGAAGGTATCGGACTTGCAGGAATTACAGAGACTCCCGTTGTAATAGCTGATATTCAAAGAGGAGGCCCTAGTACAGGACTTCCAACTAAACATGAGCAAAGTGATTTATTTGCCATATATTATGGAGGACATGGAGAATATTCTAATATTATTTTATCTCCTTCCACAGTAGAAGATTGCTTTTACGATACAATTAGAGCATTTAACCTAGCAGATAAATATCAGTGCCCTGTATTTATTTTGTCCGATTTATCTTTAGGTCTTTCTCCGCAGACAATTGATGATCTAGATTATAATCAGGTTGTGATTGATAGAGGAAAAATAGTTATAAAAGATGAACTTTCCAACATTGAAAGAGGAACCTTCAAAAGATATGAGCTTACCAAGGATGGTGTTTCACCTAGAAGCTTCCCAGGTATAATAAATGGTGGACATCATGTTACAGGAATAGAACACAACGAGCTAGGTCTTCCCCTTGAAAAACCAGAGAATCGGAAAAATATGATGGAAAAACGATTAAATAAGACTGCTCCTTTAGAAAATGACGAATCTATTGATATTTATAGAACAAATAATGGCAATAATACGTTATTTTTGACTTTCGGATCAATATTCGGTGCTATAAAAGAAGCTGCATATTTAAGCGGTAAAAAAATAGATTTTGGAGCAATTAGAATGATTCGTCCTCTACCTAAAAAGCAATTGACTTTTTTATTAGAAAATTACGACAAAATAGTTGTTGTAGAAAATAATTATCGTAAACAGTTGGCTTCCATTATTAAGGAAGAGTTAGGATATCATAGTAAAATTCATAGCATTACAAAGTATGACGGTACTAATTTTACAATAAATGAACTTGTCGAGAAGATAGGAGAGTGGGCGTAA
- a CDS encoding CBS domain-containing protein, with amino-acid sequence MISINFIVPKEKLILIDPSLDLKSTLKVIEEGNFLSLPVVEGNKFVGVIAKVKLLKAMMEENNNNVTVNDLIHTDIPSLTLYDSVEDAALLLAETNIPFVVINNTEGEFLGIITHKTIFRHYTHLYGIDKGHKLVITSYDIKGRLAALTDVISKAGANIISLLIDDPNVPTKVVKIIVRIETDNIDEVKKMIENAGFSIRQ; translated from the coding sequence ATGATTTCTATTAATTTTATTGTACCTAAAGAAAAGCTAATATTGATTGATCCTAGTCTAGATTTAAAATCCACACTAAAAGTAATTGAGGAAGGAAACTTTTTATCATTACCTGTTGTGGAGGGCAATAAATTTGTGGGCGTAATTGCAAAGGTAAAGCTTTTAAAGGCTATGATGGAAGAAAATAATAACAACGTAACCGTAAATGACTTAATTCATACAGACATACCGAGTCTTACACTTTACGATAGTGTTGAAGATGCTGCTCTGCTTCTTGCAGAAACTAATATTCCATTTGTTGTTATTAATAATACCGAAGGAGAATTTTTAGGTATTATTACTCATAAAACTATTTTTAGACATTATACACATCTTTATGGAATAGATAAGGGACATAAACTTGTAATTACTTCCTATGATATTAAAGGAAGATTAGCAGCTTTAACTGATGTTATTTCTAAAGCGGGTGCCAATATTATAAGTTTACTAATAGACGATCCTAATGTACCTACTAAAGTAGTAAAAATTATTGTTAGGATTGAAACTGATAATATTGATGAAGTTAAAAAAATGATTGAAAACGCTGGTTTTTCAATTCGTCAATAA
- a CDS encoding DUF1893 domain-containing protein yields MSDRILAQNKLTEGEYSCVLVKDGNIIMTSYDKGIKPLLTKLIEDEKFLENAVLADKVIGKAAALLSIFAGIKSVYAHVISDCAKMILEKNGIDVEYNRIVPYIMNKDGTDKCLMEKLIDDIEDPAEAFTVFKNFFKV; encoded by the coding sequence ATGTCAGATCGAATATTAGCCCAAAATAAACTGACGGAAGGAGAATATTCCTGTGTTTTAGTAAAGGATGGAAATATAATAATGACTTCCTACGATAAAGGAATTAAACCGTTACTTACTAAGCTAATAGAAGATGAAAAATTTTTAGAAAATGCCGTGTTGGCTGATAAGGTTATTGGAAAAGCAGCTGCTTTATTATCGATATTTGCTGGTATTAAGTCAGTATATGCCCATGTAATAAGTGATTGTGCTAAAATGATATTGGAAAAAAACGGAATAGATGTTGAATATAATCGTATTGTACCATATATTATGAATAAAGATGGAACAGATAAATGCCTTATGGAAAAACTTATCGATGATATAGAAGATCCAGCAGAAGCTTTTACAGTATTTAAGAATTTTTTTAAAGTATAG